One segment of Carya illinoinensis cultivar Pawnee chromosome 13, C.illinoinensisPawnee_v1, whole genome shotgun sequence DNA contains the following:
- the LOC122292587 gene encoding protein RGF1 INDUCIBLE TRANSCRIPTION FACTOR 1-like isoform X2: protein MPLATSATCSALIATITMLSASTADQHATKITLLSKRSSYHDVVRVAEIEMVLDISGVQTYVINSARVLFLNERPQPKITGKGSSHLCEVCKRSLLDPFRFCSLGCKLVEIKKKGDSSFNLSMKNDHEIKETGERMRPRRFVPVKEDNDEEHDELREGMIQLQDMMRYGSTRSPPADHHHQHDNLPTISNVVPRRSRRKGIPRRAPLGP, encoded by the exons GCAACGAGTGCAACTTGTTCTGCATTGATTGCCACAATCACGATGCTTTCTGCTTCTACTGCCGATCAACACGCCACAAAGATCACATTGTTATCCAA GAGATCATCGTATCATGATGTTGTTCGGGTGGCCGAGATTGAAATGGTTTTGGATATAAGTGGAGTTCAGACATATGTGATAAACAGTGCCAGAGTTCTCTTCCTCAATGAGAGACCTCAGCCTAAGATTACCGGTAAAGGAAGCTCTCATTTGTGCGAAGTTTGTAAAAGAAGTCTGTTGGATCCCTTTCGCTTTTGTTCATTGGGATGTAAG CTtgtagaaataaaaaagaaggggGATTCGAGCTTTAACTTAAGCATGAAAAATGATCATGAAATCAAGGAAACTGGAGAAAGAATGCGGCCAAGAAGATTCGTCCCAGTAAAGgaagataatgatgaagaacatGATGAACTGCGTGAAGGCATGATCCAATTACAAGACATGATGAGATACGGAAGCACCAGGTCTCCTCCtgctgatcatcatcatcaacacgATAATCTTCCAACTATATCCAACGTCGtcccaagaagatcaagaagaaaGGGCATCCCTAGAAGGGCACCTCTAGGGCCCTAG